Part of the Paenibacillus kyungheensis genome, AAATATTAGGACAATCACATACACCATATGAGTATCCGGCTGTAAGTGATCATACGTATGCTACAGAACATCTACAACAGGCTATGCAACAAGCAGATATTACTTTCGCTACATCAGAGACAGTATTTCCTGATTATGAATTAGTAAATAACAGTGTGATTCCAGATGCTGTCGAATCGTATGTATTAGAAAGTGGCGAAGGAACCAAATTGCTAACAGGTGACCAACTGCATCGTCTACTCGCAACTCAAGCTTCTACAGATGGAGATTATATTATGGTATCTACAGAAGGCCCTAAAGGAGACGCTATCGTATCCCATTATCATGAGCATCATACCGAGACATTTTTCTGTGTACAAGGACAGATGACGATGTGGGCGAATGGTGAAGAAGTTCAATTGTTACCAGGAGATTTCTTGCATGTGCCAGCAGGAACCGTCCATTCTTACCGTCTGGATACACACTATACGAAATTTGTAGGTGTACTGGTAAGTGGATTGTTTGAACCATTTTTCCGTTTGTTGGGTGATGAGTATGAACACTATATCTTCCCTGATACACCTGGCCCGCTTCGTATGGATCGTGTGATTGCCAATATTCAATCACTTGATCTCAAAGTAGTTACTCCTCCAGGCGGTCACCGTCCAGAATAATAAGATAAAGGAAAGAATAGTGCTAGTCTGATGCCACCTGTAGAGAGTGTATAAGACTAGCACTCAGGTATATTATGAAAATTATCTATATTCTAGCATTAGCGATGATTATCTCGGTTATGAATTCCACGATGTTTAACGTCGCTTTGCCTTCGATTCGTCACGATTTTGATCTTAGTAGCTCTCAAGTAAGTTGGGTAGTCACATCCTATATTATTATCTATGCTATTGGCTCAGTAACGTATGGCAAGCTAGCAGATAAATACCGGCTCAAAAATTTAATGACGATTGGACTATGTTTATTTGCGATAGGTTCTATTGTTGGGTTTGTCGCTTCAGATTATTGGATGGTGATCGCAGGTCGTATTCTACAATCCGCAGGTGCCTCTGTTATTCCAGCATCATCGATGATTATTCCTATTCGTTATATAGCTGCTGAAAAGCGGGGAAGAGCGCTCGGAATTACTTCTTCCGGCATGGCGCTCGGTACGGCGATGGGGCCGATTATCGCTGGCATGATTACCAGTTTTGCAGATTGGCGTTATTTGTTTGCGATTTCTTTATTATCGTTAGTGACTATTCCTTTTTTTCGCAAATATCTCAATCAAGATCAAGTGCGTCCGCTGAAAATAGACATCTGGGGTGGTATCCTATTAGCGACAACAGTCACATTGCTTTTA contains:
- a CDS encoding quercetin 2,3-dioxygenase, giving the protein MTTTSLITHLPDTLAPYLLRRGEGQRYLFGKQLATVIANFQSTGDILSAAIISGPKGESFPLHTHQHTYESIFVLEGKVQFVINGQSHLLLPGDYAHIPPMTEHAYQLLAHRNAFISYSIAGNVTDIYEILGQSHTPYEYPAVSDHTYATEHLQQAMQQADITFATSETVFPDYELVNNSVIPDAVESYVLESGEGTKLLTGDQLHRLLATQASTDGDYIMVSTEGPKGDAIVSHYHEHHTETFFCVQGQMTMWANGEEVQLLPGDFLHVPAGTVHSYRLDTHYTKFVGVLVSGLFEPFFRLLGDEYEHYIFPDTPGPLRMDRVIANIQSLDLKVVTPPGGHRPE